The genomic stretch AGGACGTATAGCAGAGATCAAACCTGACGAGACTTTCTCCCTGCCGAAAAAAACTGCCATACCAGCCGATCAGAAACAATATGAAGGTTATTACGGCAACTTCACCAATATGTTGAAGGTTACAATGAAAGATACCGGAACCATGACACTCACCAGCCTGCTAACGCCTGATGCCTCACCTCAAATATTTTATTACACTGGTAACGGTAAATATTACTATACCGATGGCAGCTATTATTTATCCTTTGAGAAGAACACAAATGGAAATACCTATATTTATTTTTCAGGTTTCACCAATCTTCCGGGCCTGGGTCAGAGTCCTTCTTACAGTTATCTGGCGCAGAAACTAACTGAAAATCCTCTTACTGCTGAGGTTGAAAAAGTCTGGGAAGCACGTTCCGGCAAAACCTATTTCCTGTTATCAGAGAGATACTCCTCCCAGATATATGTTCTTTCATCACCCTACTCTGTTATTCCAATGACTGAGGGCATTAAAGGTTACTGGATAAATACGGAGATCATAGATAAAGATAATGCCAAAAGTCCTCTCCAGATTCCTGGGAGTTATGGACGGGATCTGATAGATTATCGTTTCTTCCGGGAAAATGGCATAGAATACCTGGATGCAAAAGGAAACATTTTTCTCTCTTCTGACAGCCTTAAGTCACTTCCGGCAAAAACTGCAAAATATACTATCGGAGAAAAGGGATATGCCTCCTGGTATAAATTATCCAGTAATACAGCTTCAAAGAAAATTACCGTTACGGTACCTGCCAATGCTTCTTTCGCAGTTTATAACGAGAAAGATGTTTGCATAACCAATTACTACCTTAACAAAAACAAGACAATAACCCTTCCAAAGAATGGTTATATCGTATTTATGGGTGATGCCGGTTCCGTATTCCATTTAAATTTTGCCAAATAAAAAAGCTGCTTTAAATTATAAAAGGGACTGTTTCTGGAAAACAGTCCTTTTTCTCTTGTATATGGACGCTAAGCTCATCCAATACGAAGGTTTCATGCTTATTTAAATTGCTTATTCAATTGCAATATAACCTCTCTTATCTTCTATCCCTGTATATGATTTGGGAACGGAAAGACGAAGTATCCCATCTTTAAATGAAGCCTTGATATCTTCCTCTTTCACCTGATCTCCCACATAAAAACTTCTCCTGCTGCTACCTGTAAACCGCTCCCTTCTGATATAGTTTCCATCCTTATCCTTTTCTTCTTTACTCTCATTCCTGTTCGCAGTAATGGTTAAATAACCATCTCTTAATTCAGCATGCAAGTCTTCTTTTGTAAATCCGGGCAATTCCATATCTATGAGGTAATTCCCATCCTTTTCCTGCACATCTGTTTTCATCATCTGAGATTGATTAAACCATGCTGGTGCTTCCAAAAAAGACTCTTTAAACATTTCATCAAATAAATTATTCACTCTGTTTGCCAGAAACATAGATTATACCTCCTTGAATATTATATATGTTATTGTTGTTATATATATTATATAACATTAATATTTTGCAATGTCAAGAGTTAAAATAGATTTTTTTAATAAGAAAGCTCATATGCCTTTTTAAAAAATATAAGTTGAATATAAGCTCTCCTGCATCCATCTATAAAAGGTCTGAGTAAACACGTTTTTATATTTGGATAATGAAAAACCTAATTCAACTTATATTGTTATTCTTTATTTAATTCCCTGGATTGTATATCAAATGTATTATCGTTTTATTTCCTCAAGTATTCTGCCACATAGATCAAGCGTCAAGAACTATGCGTAAACACTTCACCCGGGTTCACCACGCCGTTTAAATGGGCCTGATACCGGTTGTTTTATAATCTTCTGATATGTTATTAAATCATACTATCGTGTTTTAAATTTGCGAGAGATAAAACACTTCGATAACCAACATATACATTTAACTAGTTGCACAGTTTTAAGATTTCTCTGGCCTCTGCCACGGATGCCACTTTAAGTCCCATAGCGTGTATCAGCTCAGCTAACCTTTCAACCAATTCATAATTTTTTTCAGCACTTTTATCCGGAGCCAGATAAGCACTGTCCTCGAAGCCGATACGTACTTCCGCGGCCCCCATTGCAATTGCGGCAGCGAGAAAAGACCAGTTATCCCTGCCATAATGAGTGACACCCCATAAACAGTCTTTTGGAACAAAAGACTTAAACGCATAGAGAGCTTCTACTGTAGGCTGCATCCCCCCTCTGTGGCCAAATACCAGGTTGAAGAAGACGGGCTCAAGAAAAGGCTGCTCTGCTCTTAGCTTATTGATATTATCAATCATTCCAATATCAAAGACTTCTATCTCCGGCAATATTTTTTTCTCATAGCAGACTTTGGAGCAATATCTGATATCCTCCAGAGAATTTCTATAAACGGCTTCTCCCAGATTGGTGGAGCCACCGTTTAGAGATGCGGTTTCTGCTTCCGTATACTCTAAAGGATTGCATCTTTCCCGGATATTCATATCAGAGACTCCGCCTGTGGAGGTTTGTACCACAACATCCCGCTGTCTTAGCACTTCATCAAATATTTCACACATCACAGATATGTCAGGTGTAAGTTTCCCTTCCCTGTCTCTGCTGTGAATATGGCACATGGAAGCTCCTGCGTCTATGCTCTTTACAATATCTTCTGCTGTTTCCTGTACAGAAAAGGGTCCTGTTGCTGCATTTACAGGAGCAAGGGATAGGATTACCTTATTCATACAATTTCCTCTCTTTCATAAATAAAAATTTACCTTGCTTCAAGTGCCAAAAGACAGCTTCAATGAAGAAAAACTATTCCTTTAAACCAAACTTTACAAAGCTATAAGAATCTGTCCAATAGTTTTTCGTTCTGTCTGCTATGTCTGTAGCATCTGCTTCTGACTTACGCTCCACCCAGCTCCATTTGCCCGTAAAGCTGTCTGGCCCGACATTATAGCATTCGCCGTCAATATGATGATGGGGTCCCAGAAGGTTACGGTTTGAGGCATAAATCCATAACTTGATCTCGTTTATACCTTCCTTCACATAGTCACTGATATCTGCAGTGTAAGGAGCCCATAAAGAATCTTTGACCAGGCACCCGTTTACAAAGATTTTAATCAGCGGAGCATTCTGCTTTCCGAAATCCAGCAGATACTTTTTATTCCTATCACTAATTTCAATCTCCTGGCTAATTACCATATCCTCTGCAAAAAACAGAAGTCCCTGTTTTGTAAATTCATTTCCAGAAAAAGCAGCCGGTTTATCCACTACCAGAAAAGGTCCGTCACTAAACATAGCCTCCCTTTCAACCTTTCTGAATGGAGTTTTAGAAATAACCCCGAAATCACCCAAGAGGTAAATGCTTTCTAATTCAACCTCGTAGGTTATCTTGTTTTTTTCTGTTTCATAAACATTTTCTCCGTATAATACATCATATACCTTCTGACTCTGGCGGAAAGTTGTATGTAACGTGATTTCATTTCTGCCGTTTATGACGTTCGGTTTAATGTCTACTTTTTTGAAGGTCTTATCCTTCCAGTAACCGGCTTCTTTACTATAGGGAATAGAAGTACCATTTACTGTAATATCAAATATTTTCGCTTCTTCTGCCACCAGATAGAATTCTTTATTGGCATCCAGATCAAGGTCAGCCTCGAAAGAAAAATTCATAGTAACCTCACAAGGTCTTCTAAGCTCCATCAGAATATCCTGAAGCTTGATAACTGAAACCGGCCCCAGGACTTCTCCCCCGTCTATACTGTAAGTACAGAAATCCAAGGTTAGAGAATTCAGCCCTAGTTTTTCAATTTTCCAGTTTCTTTGCAAGGTTATGATTTCATATTCTTTAACAGGTAGAGAAATTGTCCGAGGTTTTTCTGTCTGCTCCAGCATAAGGATATAGGATTGCATCGGTTTAAATTCCAATGGAAAGACAGTCTTATCCTTCTCTGCCAAAAAGCCTATTACCTCTTCTTCTCCGGTTTCACCCAGCAGTCGTTTAACCTGATAGCTGCCATTAAATACTGTAACCTCCGCCTGATAGGTCTCCTTCTGGTCATGATTAACAAGAAAGAGCAGGGTTCCTTCTCCTGTTTGCCTCTGCTGATATGAGATATTTCTAATCTCTTTCTTCTTTTCCGCTATACTCAGAGACACCAGCTTTACCTCCTTGAGATAGTCTCTGATTTCTTCCGCCTTAATCGTTACACAGCCAGCTTTTAACTGACTAAGTTCTTCTTCGCTGCCATTCGTAAAAGTAGGGAATCTTCCTGCGCTTAGTACAACACCTCCTTTGTTCAGAAACTCCAGTAATAGTTTCACAGTTATTTTATCAATGGAATGCATATGAGGAAGTATGACAGTTTTGTAAGCGATTTTACCTAAACAGAATTGTCCTTCTTCAATGCGTCCATGATTCTCGATAATTGTCTCATCTCCATAATGATAGCTTATATGATTTCCGGAAAGGCTTACAGAGATTTTTGTAAATTCATCATCTAAGACTCTGATATCCTCTGTTCTGGTACCATCATAGGTCAGGAAACCGCTTCTCATTGGATGCAGCAGAAGTACATCTGCTGACTGATTTCCTTCTGATAGTGCCACACATAAACGACCCAGATAATCATTGAATTTCTTGTAATCCTTCCACCAGGTCTGCTGATGGAACAAGGACGGCGGATAATCCCTCTTTCTGGAGCCTCTTATCGTATATGCCTGTAAATGCTGACAGATCATGTTAACACCGTTTACAAACTGCCACTCAGCAATCCATTTTAATTCTTCAAAAGATACATTCCAGCCGCAGAGTGCAAAAGACTCTGTGATTACTTTATCTTTTCCCAGCTGGCAGGCAGCAGAGCCAACCTGTTTCCCGATAACAGGTGTTGAAATAGGACGCCTTAACCAATCAATCCCCGGAATATGCATGTACTCATAAAAAGGCATAACTCCGCCGGTACTGGTCATCTGACTGAAAATGCTCTCCTCCATCATAATATGCCCGGTAGATTTGCAATCATGTGCCTCACACCAGTCATATATGGTCTTCATATAGCTCTTAACAAATAAATCGTTCACCAGCTTCCAGAAATCATAGCGGAATTTCTCATAATTACCGGATTTGATAAACAAAGAAGGCAGACAGTCCAAAAGCTCATAGCCATAACGGTTCTTAAAATTTTCTGTCAGATCATCAGACCAAGGCAGCTCCCCAAAATGATTGCAGGTAAGCCTTGGTTCATCGGTAAAGAATCCTTTTATATAGGTTCCGAAGTCTTCTCCGTATTTTTCATAGTAAACCTCATGGGTGCATTGTAAGAATGCCTCCACTGCCCTCTTGTTCATTGTATCAATATAATATGGATTGGTATGTCTTCTAACAGCAAGAAATTCCTGTCCATCATTTAACAGCGTATTATAGTCCCAGTCAATCTTAACATAGAACTCCCTTTCCTTATCATATAGGTATACTGCTAACATGGCTGTTTTATCAATATCCTTTAGGGAAGTATATCTTTCAAGAGTCATGAATTTGGCATGATAATCTGCTGAAAGCGCCGGAACGATTCCTCCTGCAAAACCGCTGGGCCAGCCTTCTTCATCATAGAGCCAGACATCCAGGTCGACCTCTTTTCCTTTGTCTATTCCGGCTTTGATGCATTCAAACCATTCTTCTCCCAGATAATCCACCTTTAAACCGGACCTGGCATGGAAGAAAGCACCTCCCACGCCTGCCTGTTTCATCTCCACTATCTGATTCTGTATTTCCTCTTTCTCCAATTGATCATTCCAGGACCAAAAAGGTATCGGTCTGAATTTATTGGAAGGATTTTTAAATTCTTTCATTTGAATAACCATTCCTTTCTTAAAATCTGCAGCTACTTTGAACCAAAGCCTTTTACTGATTCCTCCAGCCTCTCAGTACAATATTCTCTAAATACCTGTGCATCTTTCTGCCTGTAAATTCACATAGACTGTATTATACAAGTGAAGGCAGGGGGGGCTTACTCCAAACTTGAATAATTACCATATGGAAGCCAGAACAGAATAATGCATAGGTATTTGCAGAATATTGTACTGTTTGTGCAATTATATGATTACGTCAGGCTGGTGGCGTCTATGCCTTCCTCCCAAATTCTCAATGCCATATATTCCTTTGAAGGAAGCTCTATTCTAAATTTGTTATGAAATACACCTCTGTCTTCAATCGTCATATCCCAGGTATCAATTACCTGCACGACATATCTCTTTCCTTGCTGGAATTCAAACTCCTTAAAGGCTGGCCTGGTATGACCGGTATAAAAGAGAAAATATCTGCCACTGAAACCAGGATGGGAAGCAGTTGCACAATTATCCTCCCATTTCTTCATTTCTGCCGGTTTCAAGCCATGTCCGGGTGTCTGCAGCAACAGTTCATATAGAAACTTAAGTCTGTCCGCTGACTCACCATAGAGAACACCGCCATGGGACCACCAGAGTTTATCCTTTTCATGCATATAAGTTTCTCCGTGTCCGCAGTAACCTCCACGAACAGTTGTTGTCCAAAATAATCTTACCATTTCCTCAGCAGTGAGATTACCCCAGGAAAAATTAATATTTCCTTCGTAACCAACCTCATCAAAAACAACCGGCTTGCCATACTGTTCTCTTAAAGCTTTAGTGCCTGCCGCAGAGAGATAGATTTCTGTACGCTGTACGCTGCAATGAGTAATCCAGGGTCTTGTATAGTCATAGAGGAGCTTGCAGTTGTGAATGGAACGAAGCCTGCGGTACGGATCTTTCTTTACCAGGATATCTGCATATTCCTCCCAGTCTTTTAAGCCTTTTTTCTCACACAGATCATATTCATTGGCAAGTGACCACCATACATTACGGTAAGCTGCGAATCTGGCGGTTACATAATTGATATACAGCGCACTGCTTTCGCTGTCCATTTCTGAGAAGCCCCATCGGTCATAAGGATGCATCAGAATCAGATCTGCTTCGATTCCCAATTTCATCAAATCCTGAATCCGCTTCTCGATAATTCGAAAATGTTCCGGATTAAATCGTTTATAATTCCAATTATTATCTGGATTAGACGGTAAATATTCCATAAAATTATCCTTTGTGATTCCGCTTATATCACAGGGCTTACCTTCGTAAGGATAGGAAATCGGCTCATAAAGGTTGTAATCATAATGCTTTGGAAAAATGCAAAATCTTATTTTGTTAAAGGGACTTTTTCTTAAAGTATCAAGGGTTTCCAGCTGCATTGCATCTGGCTGGTGCGTCCATGCATAACAGGTCGTACCCATGGAATAATAAGGTGTTCCGTCCTCGTATGCAAAATGATAGGTATCACATACCCTGACTGGCCCATGATTATTGTCCATGGCTGCCGTAACTTCAAATTGTCCTTCATAGACCGCTTCTGTAAAGCTTCCTTTAACTCTATATGTATAGATACCTTCAAAGGAGGGCATGAATCTGATAACGTATCGGCTGTCTCCGTCATAGAAACCAAACACCTTCTTATTCTCCTGCTCACCGCTAAAGTATCCGTAGATTTCATAGTCTGTATAGGGATTCCCCTCCTCATTTCCTGTGAATACCAGTTCGAAGACTCCCCATTTTTCTATCTTTATCATTTCCTCCCTCATTGGCTACCTCTCTTCACTTCCAAAGAAACATTCATAGTTCCTCATAGGTGCCTTCCCCCTTAACTCATCTGCCATATTTAACACCAGTATGTTCCAGTTGATAAAACCACCGTTCATGATCGGCTCACCGTCAAAGGGATTGTAATATTCATGAAGGCTGCCGGTTTTCGTAATATCCTCACCAAGCAATCTGAGGGTTCTCTCATACATACTTTGTGCTTCTTTCACATATCCGTAATTTAAAAGCCCTCTAAACACAACATAGTTTGCAACCAGCCAGATGGGTCCAAGCCAGTTCGAGGGATTATTGGTAACAGATAAATCAAACATCTTCTCATCTTTTGCAAGAGTAGTGATTCCAAAATCACTATAGAAGGTATCTTTATCGAACATATGCTTCACCAGGCTTTCTGCCTGTTCCTTTGTGGCAAAACCTGCCCACATAGGTAGGAAGCCGGACCAGACACGGATTTTAATCGGCAGGGTATTCCAGAATACTCCTAACCCCTGATGGAACCAATCGAATTTTCTGGTCTTTATATCCACATCGGCTGAATAAAAGAATCCGTCTCTCTTATCATAACACTCTCGTTGTATGGAAGCGATCAGCTGGTCTGCTTTCTGCTGGTACCAGACTGCTCTTTCCTCCTCCAAACCAAGTTCTCTTAGAATCTTTGCTGCTGCCTGCAGTTCAGAAACCATAAAACTATTTAAGAAGATATTTGCAGTAGAGAACTTAGGACGACCAAAGGTAGCGGGGTCATTATCCATTCCTATCATGATGTCATCACACCAGACAAACAGTCCGGGAATTTCAAAAAAGTAATTTTTGTAGTAGCACATAAAATATTTATCCAATTGTTCTACATAAGGTAATATCCAGTGATAATCTTTGATGTAGTCACTGATCAGGCATATCTGGCTGCATAAAAAGGGCTTATGCATGTTCATCATAACACCTTCCTTATGCTTTAAATTCAGGTAGGGCTCTGACCATTTACCCACTTCAATCATCATTGGAATATACCCGTCCTCCAGCTGATGATCCAGGAAGTTATAGATATTTCCTTTGGCATGCTCTACAACCTTATCCTTTACACGGCTATCCTCTTCCCTCTCAAAGAGGTTCAAGAGTCCGTAAACGGACCAGTAGGTATCCCAATCCCAAACATTTCCGTCATAAACTGAGCCGGGATCTATAAAGGGATATTTTATAAAACTCACCGGACTTTTTAACACACCGGGTATATTCTCTGTTATAAAGTCCCTGATTTTTTTTTCGAAATCTGCCATATAAACAACCATACCTTTCTCGTGAATCATCCTTTAACAGCACCTGCTGTCATACCTTCGATAACTGCTTTGTTCAGTATCATATAAACAACCAGCATAGGCAATACGCTCATGGATACAGAAGCAAAGATCGCTCCCCAGTTCTTGGCACCGAACTCATCCTGGAAATACAATAGTCCCGTCTGTATCGTCTTTAACTTTGTATCATTTATAAAAGTCATGGAGAACAACAGATCATTCCATTTAAAGAAGAACTGTAACACCAGTACGGTTACAATGGCATTTTTCATTAAAGGCACTACAATGGTCCACATAAGCTTATAGATTCCGCAGCCATCTACAACGGCAGCTTCCAGGATTTCATCCGGCAGAGATTTTAAGAAACCTGTTACCAGATAAATGGAAAGGGATAAACCAAATGCAATATAGGTAATGATAAGGCTGGTTCTTGTATTTATCAGGTTCATTCCATT from Anaerocolumna sp. AGMB13020 encodes the following:
- a CDS encoding DUF5605 domain-containing protein, with the translated sequence MIKIEKWGVFELVFTGNEEGNPYTDYEIYGYFSGEQENKKVFGFYDGDSRYVIRFMPSFEGIYTYRVKGSFTEAVYEGQFEVTAAMDNNHGPVRVCDTYHFAYEDGTPYYSMGTTCYAWTHQPDAMQLETLDTLRKSPFNKIRFCIFPKHYDYNLYEPISYPYEGKPCDISGITKDNFMEYLPSNPDNNWNYKRFNPEHFRIIEKRIQDLMKLGIEADLILMHPYDRWGFSEMDSESSALYINYVTARFAAYRNVWWSLANEYDLCEKKGLKDWEEYADILVKKDPYRRLRSIHNCKLLYDYTRPWITHCSVQRTEIYLSAAGTKALREQYGKPVVFDEVGYEGNINFSWGNLTAEEMVRLFWTTTVRGGYCGHGETYMHEKDKLWWSHGGVLYGESADRLKFLYELLLQTPGHGLKPAEMKKWEDNCATASHPGFSGRYFLFYTGHTRPAFKEFEFQQGKRYVVQVIDTWDMTIEDRGVFHNKFRIELPSKEYMALRIWEEGIDATSLT
- a CDS encoding MGH1-like glycoside hydrolase domain-containing protein yields the protein MIHEKGMVVYMADFEKKIRDFITENIPGVLKSPVSFIKYPFIDPGSVYDGNVWDWDTYWSVYGLLNLFEREEDSRVKDKVVEHAKGNIYNFLDHQLEDGYIPMMIEVGKWSEPYLNLKHKEGVMMNMHKPFLCSQICLISDYIKDYHWILPYVEQLDKYFMCYYKNYFFEIPGLFVWCDDIMIGMDNDPATFGRPKFSTANIFLNSFMVSELQAAAKILRELGLEEERAVWYQQKADQLIASIQRECYDKRDGFFYSADVDIKTRKFDWFHQGLGVFWNTLPIKIRVWSGFLPMWAGFATKEQAESLVKHMFDKDTFYSDFGITTLAKDEKMFDLSVTNNPSNWLGPIWLVANYVVFRGLLNYGYVKEAQSMYERTLRLLGEDITKTGSLHEYYNPFDGEPIMNGGFINWNILVLNMADELRGKAPMRNYECFFGSEER
- a CDS encoding glycosyl hydrolase, with the protein product MKEFKNPSNKFRPIPFWSWNDQLEKEEIQNQIVEMKQAGVGGAFFHARSGLKVDYLGEEWFECIKAGIDKGKEVDLDVWLYDEEGWPSGFAGGIVPALSADYHAKFMTLERYTSLKDIDKTAMLAVYLYDKEREFYVKIDWDYNTLLNDGQEFLAVRRHTNPYYIDTMNKRAVEAFLQCTHEVYYEKYGEDFGTYIKGFFTDEPRLTCNHFGELPWSDDLTENFKNRYGYELLDCLPSLFIKSGNYEKFRYDFWKLVNDLFVKSYMKTIYDWCEAHDCKSTGHIMMEESIFSQMTSTGGVMPFYEYMHIPGIDWLRRPISTPVIGKQVGSAACQLGKDKVITESFALCGWNVSFEELKWIAEWQFVNGVNMICQHLQAYTIRGSRKRDYPPSLFHQQTWWKDYKKFNDYLGRLCVALSEGNQSADVLLLHPMRSGFLTYDGTRTEDIRVLDDEFTKISVSLSGNHISYHYGDETIIENHGRIEEGQFCLGKIAYKTVILPHMHSIDKITVKLLLEFLNKGGVVLSAGRFPTFTNGSEEELSQLKAGCVTIKAEEIRDYLKEVKLVSLSIAEKKKEIRNISYQQRQTGEGTLLFLVNHDQKETYQAEVTVFNGSYQVKRLLGETGEEEVIGFLAEKDKTVFPLEFKPMQSYILMLEQTEKPRTISLPVKEYEIITLQRNWKIEKLGLNSLTLDFCTYSIDGGEVLGPVSVIKLQDILMELRRPCEVTMNFSFEADLDLDANKEFYLVAEEAKIFDITVNGTSIPYSKEAGYWKDKTFKKVDIKPNVINGRNEITLHTTFRQSQKVYDVLYGENVYETEKNKITYEVELESIYLLGDFGVISKTPFRKVEREAMFSDGPFLVVDKPAAFSGNEFTKQGLLFFAEDMVISQEIEISDRNKKYLLDFGKQNAPLIKIFVNGCLVKDSLWAPYTADISDYVKEGINEIKLWIYASNRNLLGPHHHIDGECYNVGPDSFTGKWSWVERKSEADATDIADRTKNYWTDSYSFVKFGLKE
- a CDS encoding carbohydrate ABC transporter permease translates to MKKIKIKPLIISLLTAGLVILEVYPLFWMLTASFKKPAEFVSKPAYALNDGFYIQNYIDAWTRGNMATFFKNSLINTLAALVFIVFFSVTIGFALTKMEWKYKNKVASYFGIGIMVPVATALIPLFQIYNGMNLINTRTSLIITYIAFGLSLSIYLVTGFLKSLPDEILEAAVVDGCGIYKLMWTIVVPLMKNAIVTVLVLQFFFKWNDLLFSMTFINDTKLKTIQTGLLYFQDEFGAKNWGAIFASVSMSVLPMLVVYMILNKAVIEGMTAGAVKG
- a CDS encoding Hsp20/alpha crystallin family protein, which translates into the protein MFLANRVNNLFDEMFKESFLEAPAWFNQSQMMKTDVQEKDGNYLIDMELPGFTKEDLHAELRDGYLTITANRNESKEEKDKDGNYIRRERFTGSSRRSFYVGDQVKEEDIKASFKDGILRLSVPKSYTGIEDKRGYIAIE
- a CDS encoding 3-keto-5-aminohexanoate cleavage protein; its protein translation is MNKVILSLAPVNAATGPFSVQETAEDIVKSIDAGASMCHIHSRDREGKLTPDISVMCEIFDEVLRQRDVVVQTSTGGVSDMNIRERCNPLEYTEAETASLNGGSTNLGEAVYRNSLEDIRYCSKVCYEKKILPEIEVFDIGMIDNINKLRAEQPFLEPVFFNLVFGHRGGMQPTVEALYAFKSFVPKDCLWGVTHYGRDNWSFLAAAIAMGAAEVRIGFEDSAYLAPDKSAEKNYELVERLAELIHAMGLKVASVAEAREILKLCN